A genomic segment from Desulfurispirillum indicum S5 encodes:
- a CDS encoding bifunctional adenosylcobinamide kinase/adenosylcobinamide-phosphate guanylyltransferase, which yields MSRTITLISGGVGSGKTSHALALAAPAARKAYIATAPRNLDGEMDAKILRHQAERDETYFTIEEPLDLAAACRQARVDGATLIIIDCLTLWVSNIIFREENGEARLADLLEELGRLQTDLVIVTNEVNLGVIPADATTRRYCALLARVNRRVAEAADQVLFMVSGIAMGVK from the coding sequence GTGAGCAGAACCATAACCCTGATTAGCGGCGGCGTGGGCAGTGGCAAGACATCCCATGCCCTCGCCCTGGCGGCTCCTGCTGCCCGCAAGGCGTATATTGCCACGGCACCGCGCAACCTGGATGGCGAGATGGATGCCAAAATCCTGCGCCATCAGGCGGAGCGCGACGAAACATACTTTACCATCGAGGAGCCCCTTGACCTGGCAGCAGCCTGTCGTCAGGCCAGAGTGGATGGGGCAACGCTGATCATCATCGACTGCCTGACCCTGTGGGTCAGCAATATTATTTTTCGTGAGGAAAATGGCGAAGCGCGGCTGGCAGATCTGCTGGAAGAACTTGGCAGGCTGCAGACTGACCTGGTGATCGTCACCAACGAAGTCAATCTGGGAGTGATCCCCGCCGATGCCACCACCCGCCGCTACTGCGCGCTGCTGGCACGCGTCAATCGCCGGGTCGCCGAAGCGGCAGACCAGGTACTCTTTATGGTCAGCGGCATTGCCATGGGGGTGAAATAG
- the leuB gene encoding 3-isopropylmalate dehydrogenase, with protein sequence MAAVKKIAVLPGDGIGPEVMDVAVKVLDKVAAKYGVSFEKEFADVGGIAIDNHGTPLPESTLSLCKASDAILFGSVGGPKWESLPPEQQPERGALLPLRKIFGLYANLRPAIIFPALTGASTLKEECISGGLDILIVRELTGGIYFGQPKGREDKPERKAFDTLVYSESEIARIARVAFEAAMKRNKKLCSIDKANVLTTSVLWREVVLEVAKDYPQVELSHMYVDNAAMQLVRNPKQFDVILADNMFGDILSDEAAMLTGSLGMLPSASIAESAFGLYEPSGGSAPDIAGQGIANPIAQILSAAMMLKFSFGMIEASDDIEAAVRKTLDQNFRTGDIFSEGMTRVNTVQMGEKIIANL encoded by the coding sequence ATGGCTGCAGTGAAGAAGATTGCCGTTCTGCCCGGCGATGGTATTGGTCCCGAAGTTATGGATGTGGCGGTAAAGGTGCTGGACAAGGTGGCTGCCAAATACGGGGTGAGTTTTGAGAAGGAGTTCGCCGATGTGGGTGGTATCGCCATCGATAACCACGGCACGCCCCTGCCTGAGAGTACCCTGAGCCTGTGCAAGGCTTCCGATGCCATCCTGTTTGGTTCCGTGGGCGGGCCCAAGTGGGAGTCGCTGCCCCCCGAACAGCAGCCGGAGCGCGGCGCTCTGCTGCCCCTGCGCAAGATCTTCGGCCTCTACGCCAACCTGCGTCCGGCCATTATCTTTCCAGCCCTGACTGGCGCTTCCACCCTGAAGGAAGAGTGCATCAGCGGTGGGCTGGACATTCTCATCGTGCGCGAGCTGACCGGCGGGATCTATTTTGGTCAGCCCAAGGGCCGCGAGGATAAGCCCGAGCGCAAGGCGTTTGATACCCTGGTGTACAGCGAGTCGGAAATTGCCCGCATCGCCCGCGTGGCTTTTGAAGCCGCCATGAAGCGCAATAAGAAACTCTGTTCCATCGACAAGGCCAATGTCCTGACCACGTCGGTGCTGTGGCGCGAAGTGGTGCTGGAAGTGGCCAAGGATTATCCACAGGTAGAGCTGAGCCACATGTATGTGGACAACGCCGCCATGCAGCTGGTGCGCAATCCCAAGCAGTTTGACGTGATTCTGGCCGACAACATGTTCGGCGATATCCTCAGCGACGAAGCCGCCATGCTGACTGGCTCCCTGGGCATGCTGCCCTCGGCTTCCATCGCCGAATCGGCTTTCGGCCTCTATGAGCCCTCCGGCGGCTCCGCGCCCGACATCGCGGGCCAGGGCATCGCCAACCCCATTGCCCAGATTCTCTCCGCCGCCATGATGCTGAAGTTCTCCTTCGGCATGATTGAAGCTTCCGACGATATCGAGGCCGCCGTGCGCAAGACCCTGGATCAGAACTTCCGCACCGGAGACATCTTCTCCGAGGGCATGACACGGGTGAATACAGTACAGATGGGCGAAAAGATCATCGCCAACCTGTAA
- the cbiR gene encoding cobamide remodeling phosphodiesterase CbiR, giving the protein MFRLATPSFVYPTGRCCNALHLAGMVDEVELLYCEHGELIDPWEIEVLRRLPVDYHIHLPMDLELDSPAAWRRMHAMADMLEVLSPTTYTLHPAAGPEFLAGVRDFASRFPGRVSVENVNGDLEVFRQLEHDDHLCYCLDVGHAVLFGTSVGGFLERWGHKVSHFHLHGVDGDRDHRELRHLDEAVLATVVDFARRHRRVISVEVFGMEPFVNSLQHLRNFCEQNHNPD; this is encoded by the coding sequence ATGTTTCGTCTGGCTACTCCTTCTTTTGTCTATCCCACGGGCCGCTGCTGTAATGCCTTGCATCTTGCGGGGATGGTGGACGAGGTGGAGCTGTTGTACTGTGAGCACGGTGAGCTGATTGATCCCTGGGAGATCGAGGTGCTGCGCCGTCTGCCCGTCGACTATCACATTCACCTGCCCATGGATCTTGAGCTGGACAGCCCGGCGGCCTGGCGGCGCATGCACGCCATGGCTGATATGCTGGAGGTTCTGAGCCCGACGACCTACACGCTGCATCCCGCCGCTGGCCCGGAATTTCTGGCCGGGGTGCGTGATTTTGCGTCGCGCTTTCCGGGGCGGGTCAGCGTGGAGAATGTCAATGGCGATCTGGAGGTTTTCCGGCAGCTGGAGCACGATGATCACCTGTGTTACTGCCTGGATGTGGGGCACGCGGTGCTCTTTGGCACTTCGGTGGGGGGCTTTCTGGAGCGTTGGGGCCACAAGGTCAGCCACTTTCACCTGCACGGTGTGGACGGGGATCGTGACCACCGGGAGCTGCGCCACCTGGATGAGGCGGTGCTGGCGACGGTGGTGGACTTCGCGCGCCGCCACCGGCGGGTCATCAGTGTGGAAGTCTTTGGCATGGAGCCTTTTGTAAACTCACTGCAACACTTAAGGAATTTCTGTGAGCAGAACCATAACCCTGATTAG
- a CDS encoding hybrid sensor histidine kinase/response regulator, producing the protein MDVFPRSSMPLKQQVWVALQHLAVFAALVILILLSTTHFRETRVNDYLRLKSEHLHQSYLAVYQHFQQLGSAMVLSMGTDEKLQRLLADERTAQQGDALATLLDSRLKQLRAEGFSALHFVDASRQPLYSFRLRSSGPFQVMVGDDSAGEVRAVPGALLIFFGARDASAPAIMLELPLESVSRGMESFYRGSFAFTPPLAEVHEVSETALCQTLPPEASAITGKRKMRDFLRSIERQMGNQRPFATSVRFGQKRYTYTFLPVHLAQSPDFLFHYEDDVYVMEYYHNYYLLVFLFTLIAFTVVLANFSRVRSLYTLRQQRDELARVGGLLKGTTDSMVEGLLMIDGSRRITYCNRAATLLLHATEQELLGRTPDAFFFHASSPWEVPQEIFCVADAVSDESMGTECEALVISDGGQRRYVSYITTPLQDGAGISGGHVMVFRDISQQKDDQERIRLLTEAFVQTDSMILITNHRGIIEYANQAFFAQTGYDREEVIGKSPRFPSPSVESEIWSVISAGQTWRGEMESRKKNGESYWTSMSVTPIKDTHGHVTHYVTVEEDMTERKAMEDALREAKNVAEEASRAKSIFLANMSHEIRTPMNGILGMTELALQTELSTTQRRYLTIAHNSAKSLLVIINDVLDFSKVEAGEIRLEQTSFDPVETVENVMQSIAYSAYSKGIELMNHIDHRLSHYLVGDPTRLQQILNNLLGNAVKFTDTGHVLLDVEVQGESDSEAHLHFRVIDTGIGIPANKIDSIFESFSQVEASDRRKFGGTGLGLAITRKLVHLMNGRIWVESHMGEGSTFHFVIPFRKGDRLPDIPFDISAEQAARTRILVADDSEINRRILVEILERRQLGVVEAIDGDDARQKLQQAMDEGRPFDMLILDHFMPGIRGVDLARELHQHKGHRNLPILLLPSSMDSDDLVRMDNCGMCFHLPKPIRYRQLLQAVNTCLDKQGKPGRRSAASASRALDGQLLLPLNLLVVEDNPINRELAVTILRQQGHRVVEAENGSEGLRRMTQEKFDLVFMDIQMPVMDGLTAVKILRSCEKGIGMPVEEYGDVSVPLCSAVAGTYTPVIALTAHAITGEREKGLAAGMDEYLTKPFQAREIVDILWRFAPEECRQSAESGQPEGWHARSESSMSIPHGATAINMEQVKRHLMETYLIPEEKIDNLLAITVRSFTTQLAALKEACREQDKDRISTAAHTIKGALLNIGQRQWAEVAASIERHKPRDMDEGRVLGWIEQLETGLSRIVEKGTHDDR; encoded by the coding sequence ATGGATGTTTTTCCACGCTCTTCCATGCCTCTGAAACAGCAGGTCTGGGTGGCGCTGCAGCACCTGGCGGTGTTCGCGGCGCTTGTTATTCTGATTCTGCTTTCCACCACGCATTTTCGCGAAACCCGCGTGAATGATTATCTGCGCTTGAAGAGTGAACACCTGCATCAGAGCTATCTGGCGGTATATCAGCATTTTCAGCAGCTTGGCAGTGCCATGGTTCTCTCCATGGGCACCGATGAAAAACTGCAGCGTCTCCTTGCGGATGAGCGCACAGCGCAGCAGGGCGATGCATTGGCCACTCTGCTTGATTCTCGCCTGAAACAGCTGCGTGCCGAGGGCTTTTCGGCGCTTCACTTTGTGGATGCCAGCCGCCAGCCACTGTATTCGTTCCGTTTACGGTCTTCAGGGCCGTTTCAGGTGATGGTGGGGGACGATTCGGCTGGTGAGGTGAGGGCTGTGCCGGGTGCACTGCTGATCTTTTTCGGCGCCCGGGACGCTTCTGCGCCAGCGATTATGCTGGAGCTCCCCCTGGAGAGCGTTTCACGGGGGATGGAGAGTTTCTATCGCGGTTCTTTTGCCTTTACTCCGCCTCTGGCCGAGGTGCATGAGGTGTCGGAGACGGCTCTGTGTCAGACGCTGCCCCCCGAGGCAAGCGCGATTACGGGAAAACGGAAAATGCGGGATTTTCTGCGCAGTATTGAGAGGCAGATGGGCAACCAGCGACCTTTTGCCACCAGTGTTCGCTTTGGGCAGAAACGCTATACCTATACCTTTTTGCCAGTTCATCTGGCGCAATCTCCGGACTTTCTCTTCCACTATGAAGACGATGTCTACGTTATGGAGTACTACCACAACTATTACCTGCTGGTGTTCCTCTTTACGCTGATCGCGTTTACGGTGGTGCTGGCCAATTTCAGCCGGGTGCGCTCCCTCTACACCCTGCGACAGCAGCGTGATGAGCTGGCGCGTGTCGGGGGGCTGCTGAAGGGCACGACTGACAGTATGGTGGAGGGGTTGCTGATGATAGATGGCAGTCGTCGTATCACCTACTGCAACCGCGCGGCGACTCTGCTTCTGCATGCGACGGAGCAGGAGTTGCTGGGCAGAACCCCCGATGCCTTTTTCTTTCACGCATCCTCTCCGTGGGAGGTGCCCCAGGAGATTTTCTGTGTGGCTGACGCCGTGAGCGACGAGAGCATGGGAACCGAGTGCGAAGCGCTGGTGATCTCCGATGGTGGGCAGCGGCGCTATGTCTCCTATATTACGACACCCCTGCAGGATGGTGCGGGTATCAGTGGCGGCCATGTCATGGTCTTTCGCGATATCAGCCAGCAAAAAGATGATCAGGAGCGCATTCGCCTGCTGACAGAGGCATTCGTGCAGACGGACAGCATGATTCTGATTACCAACCATCGGGGCATCATCGAGTACGCCAATCAGGCGTTTTTTGCCCAGACGGGATATGACCGCGAAGAGGTTATCGGCAAGTCGCCACGCTTCCCCAGTCCCAGTGTGGAGTCGGAGATCTGGAGCGTGATCAGCGCTGGTCAGACCTGGCGTGGCGAGATGGAGAGTCGCAAGAAAAACGGCGAGAGTTACTGGACATCCATGTCAGTGACTCCCATCAAGGACACCCATGGGCATGTGACCCACTACGTGACCGTGGAAGAGGATATGACCGAGCGCAAGGCCATGGAGGACGCGCTGCGCGAGGCCAAGAATGTGGCCGAAGAGGCCAGCCGCGCCAAGAGTATTTTCCTGGCCAACATGAGCCACGAAATCCGCACCCCCATGAACGGGATACTGGGTATGACGGAACTGGCGCTGCAGACCGAACTTTCCACAACCCAGCGGCGCTACCTCACTATCGCCCACAATTCGGCGAAGTCATTGCTGGTGATTATCAACGACGTGCTGGACTTCTCGAAGGTGGAGGCTGGCGAAATCCGGCTTGAGCAGACCAGTTTCGATCCTGTTGAGACCGTGGAAAACGTCATGCAGTCCATTGCCTACAGCGCCTACAGCAAGGGCATTGAGCTGATGAACCACATCGACCATCGCCTGTCGCACTACCTGGTGGGCGATCCCACCCGGCTGCAGCAGATTCTCAATAACCTGCTGGGCAACGCGGTGAAATTTACCGATACCGGCCACGTGCTGCTGGATGTGGAGGTGCAGGGGGAATCTGATAGTGAGGCGCATCTGCATTTCCGGGTCATTGACACGGGAATTGGTATTCCCGCCAATAAGATCGACAGTATTTTCGAAAGCTTCTCCCAGGTGGAGGCCTCGGATAGACGCAAATTTGGTGGCACCGGGCTGGGGCTGGCCATTACCCGGAAGCTGGTGCACCTGATGAATGGGCGCATCTGGGTGGAAAGTCATATGGGAGAAGGCAGCACCTTCCACTTTGTCATCCCCTTCCGCAAAGGCGACAGGCTGCCCGATATTCCCTTTGATATCTCTGCCGAGCAGGCGGCCAGGACGCGTATTCTGGTTGCCGACGACAGCGAGATCAATCGCCGCATCCTGGTGGAGATACTGGAACGTCGCCAGCTGGGGGTCGTCGAAGCCATCGATGGTGATGACGCGCGTCAGAAGCTGCAACAGGCCATGGATGAGGGGCGACCCTTTGATATGCTCATTCTGGATCATTTCATGCCCGGCATTCGTGGGGTGGATCTGGCCAGGGAGCTGCATCAGCATAAAGGGCATCGCAATCTCCCCATTCTCCTGCTGCCTTCATCCATGGACAGCGATGATCTGGTACGCATGGACAATTGTGGCATGTGTTTTCACCTGCCCAAGCCCATTCGTTACCGGCAGCTGCTGCAGGCGGTCAACACCTGCCTGGACAAGCAGGGCAAGCCGGGGCGCAGATCAGCAGCATCGGCCTCACGAGCCCTGGATGGCCAACTGCTGCTGCCGCTGAATCTGCTGGTGGTGGAGGACAATCCCATTAACCGTGAGCTGGCGGTGACCATACTGCGCCAGCAGGGCCACCGCGTGGTTGAGGCGGAAAATGGCTCCGAAGGCCTCAGGCGCATGACCCAGGAAAAATTTGACCTTGTCTTTATGGATATACAGATGCCGGTCATGGATGGCCTGACAGCGGTAAAGATTCTGCGCTCCTGCGAAAAGGGCATCGGCATGCCGGTGGAAGAGTATGGTGATGTGAGCGTTCCCCTGTGCAGTGCTGTAGCGGGAACCTATACTCCCGTTATCGCCCTGACGGCCCATGCGATAACCGGTGAACGGGAAAAGGGGCTGGCCGCAGGAATGGATGAGTATCTGACCAAGCCTTTCCAGGCGCGGGAGATTGTCGATATCCTCTGGCGCTTTGCTCCCGAAGAATGTCGGCAGTCAGCCGAATCCGGACAGCCGGAGGGCTGGCATGCTCGCAGTGAAAGCAGCATGTCCATTCCCCATGGCGCCACTGCCATCAATATGGAGCAGGTCAAGCGCCACCTGATGGAAACCTATTTGATTCCTGAGGAGAAAATCGATAACCTGCTGGCCATTACGGTGCGCTCTTTTACGACGCAGCTCGCTGCGTTGAAAGAAGCTTGCCGGGAGCAGGACAAGGACCGGATATCCACGGCAGCCCACACCATCAAAGGGGCGCTGCTGAATATCGGCCAGCGTCAGTGGGCTGAGGTGGCGGCCAGCATTGAGCGCCACAAGCCACGTGACATGGATGAGGGTCGCGTACTGGGCTGGATTGAGCAGCTGGAGACGGGCCTGAGTCGCATCGTGGAAAAAGGCACCCACGACGATCGCTGA
- a CDS encoding tetratricopeptide repeat protein yields the protein MYTIAIMIICWLAIGAGLNFFMPLWLASILSIVITAIIMYFLGKKFMTFLTKPFEESQKALQKGNYARAIRILEDGKRLKNWQLHLDKQMNSQIGVIYYLQKEYEKAKEYLNKGIPRHWIGVAMLAVIYFREKNYTAMKNVFNRAVKSNPKHPIIWAVYAWCLVEIGEREAAIEILSKGNKKNPTSEALEQNLAALQNGRKMKMKAFGENWYQFMLELPTGPAMTRHQKGFQGRPSAAQLRAAQRMVKREN from the coding sequence ATGTACACAATTGCTATCATGATCATCTGTTGGCTTGCCATCGGAGCCGGATTGAACTTTTTCATGCCCCTGTGGCTGGCCTCTATTCTCTCCATAGTCATCACCGCCATCATCATGTATTTCCTCGGCAAGAAATTCATGACCTTCCTTACAAAGCCCTTTGAAGAGTCGCAAAAAGCCCTGCAGAAAGGCAACTACGCCCGCGCCATCCGCATTCTTGAGGACGGCAAACGCCTCAAGAACTGGCAGCTCCATCTGGACAAGCAGATGAACAGCCAGATCGGCGTCATCTACTACCTGCAGAAGGAATATGAAAAGGCCAAGGAGTACCTCAACAAGGGCATTCCCCGCCACTGGATCGGCGTGGCCATGCTGGCGGTCATCTACTTCCGGGAAAAAAACTACACTGCCATGAAGAACGTCTTCAACAGAGCCGTGAAGAGCAACCCCAAGCACCCCATCATCTGGGCCGTCTATGCCTGGTGCCTCGTGGAAATCGGCGAACGGGAAGCGGCTATCGAAATCCTGAGCAAAGGCAATAAGAAGAACCCCACATCGGAGGCGCTGGAACAGAACCTCGCCGCCCTGCAGAACGGCAGAAAGATGAAGATGAAAGCCTTTGGCGAAAACTGGTACCAGTTCATGCTGGAGCTGCCCACCGGCCCCGCCATGACCCGCCACCAGAAGGGCTTCCAGGGCAGACCCTCAGCCGCTCAGCTGCGCGCCGCCCAGCGCATGGTAAAGCGGGAAAACTGA
- a CDS encoding ISL3 family transposase gives MLTSVLYHAYGLAGYDYIRTEYCGNTINFHVRPRKKLIRCPACLGRSVILRGSSIRRLRGLPLGIKSTWLHVHVPRIQCLQCGSVRRVSLKIASPRCSYTHAFARYVVSLAQAMTLIDVARLLGIGWDLVKSIFKQYLHHHYSSPSLAGLEYIAIDEKYTGRKHGFITLVIDLGSARVVYVGAGKQAEALDGFWKRLGRRKSSIKAVAADMSPAYRSAVLEHLPSAALVFDRFHVVKLMNERLTDIRRELYHELTSQHDKSILKGTRWMLLKNPQSIGEQTSDHERLELALQANRPLAVAYYMKEDLRQIWQQTDKVTATVFLDDWINRAQASAIKGLKKMAKTLEKHREGILNWYDHPISTGPLEGINNKIDTLKRQAYGYRDMEFFELRIKALHNSKYALTG, from the coding sequence ATGCTCACCAGTGTTCTTTACCATGCCTACGGCCTTGCTGGCTACGATTACATCCGCACAGAGTATTGCGGCAATACCATCAATTTCCATGTCCGGCCCCGTAAAAAGCTGATTCGCTGCCCTGCGTGCCTTGGCCGTTCTGTCATATTACGCGGCAGTAGCATTCGTCGGTTACGAGGTTTGCCTTTGGGGATCAAGTCCACTTGGTTGCACGTCCACGTTCCACGCATCCAGTGCCTTCAGTGCGGTAGTGTCAGGCGGGTGAGTCTGAAAATAGCCTCTCCACGGTGTTCCTACACCCATGCATTTGCTCGGTATGTGGTCTCCCTTGCCCAAGCTATGACCCTCATTGATGTAGCACGGCTTCTTGGTATAGGCTGGGACCTGGTCAAGTCCATTTTCAAGCAGTATCTGCATCATCACTACAGTAGCCCTTCACTTGCTGGGCTTGAGTATATCGCCATTGATGAGAAATACACAGGACGCAAACATGGCTTCATTACTCTCGTCATTGACCTTGGTTCAGCCAGGGTCGTATACGTTGGAGCAGGCAAACAGGCAGAAGCGCTTGATGGTTTCTGGAAACGCCTTGGTCGTCGCAAGTCATCTATCAAAGCCGTTGCTGCTGACATGAGTCCGGCTTACCGGTCGGCAGTGCTCGAACACCTTCCATCTGCTGCGTTGGTGTTTGATCGTTTCCATGTCGTCAAGCTTATGAATGAACGCCTTACCGATATTCGCCGCGAGCTGTACCATGAGCTCACAAGTCAGCATGACAAGAGCATTCTCAAAGGCACTCGCTGGATGCTTCTCAAAAATCCGCAGAGCATTGGCGAGCAAACCAGTGATCATGAACGCCTTGAACTTGCCCTGCAGGCCAATCGACCATTGGCGGTTGCCTATTACATGAAAGAAGATCTCCGCCAGATATGGCAACAAACTGACAAGGTAACTGCCACGGTATTCCTCGATGACTGGATCAACAGGGCTCAAGCATCAGCTATCAAAGGATTGAAGAAAATGGCCAAAACGCTGGAGAAGCACCGAGAGGGAATCCTGAACTGGTATGATCACCCCATATCAACAGGACCACTTGAGGGGATCAACAACAAAATTGATACCCTCAAAAGGCAAGCCTATGGATACAGAGATATGGAATTCTTCGAGCTCAGAATAAAGGCCCTCCATAATTCAAAGTACGCTTTAACCGGATGA
- the abc-f gene encoding ribosomal protection-like ABC-F family protein — protein MLEIQELEKFLGNRDLFHQCNVRIHPGDKAFLVGINGSGKTTLLKIITGQTLPDSGSVRAGGSIGYLDQRLENFGPTVYATVQNAFAWLLEKEEELTALQERISRPEVYNDEALMIRLLEQMDQLQHTFNTYGGYRVDAVTRSVLHGMGFGNDDFQRDPQTLSGGQKNRLALARLIAQSPDIMILDEPTNHLDIRNIQWLEQFLRQYPKTLLIVSHDRKLMENIATRIVELDGGNLYSYSGSYQHYLEQREVRYKDIQRNQQAYEEKVRKEEELIRRLKSWRNHTQAQSRQKQLERLQNAHDDVEIDQKKSFSTRFTPEYLPSAQTVLKASHITKTYGTTPILRGIDLEVDNGERIGIIGPNGSGKSTLLRILAGAEEADSATIHLGNLVRISYFSQEHRELNPQLNLIQQLREIRPLATDQELRTLLAKYQFRGEEHFKHVGVLSGGELSRLSFACLEMDCGNLLILDEPTNHMDIEGIEAVIEGIREFPGTVLAVSHDRYFLENVCTRLFIINQGKLEIFRGSYQEYQDHLKGSPTDSTPATTPSEEPGRKTKKVDRYKVASVEEEIAELEERIARLEEKIENCASDFQRLGTLSEERESAKAALEEKMAQWESLHQV, from the coding sequence ATGCTTGAAATACAGGAACTGGAAAAGTTTCTGGGCAACCGCGACCTCTTCCACCAGTGCAATGTGCGCATTCACCCCGGCGACAAAGCCTTCCTGGTGGGTATCAACGGCTCCGGCAAGACCACCCTCCTCAAAATCATCACCGGCCAGACACTGCCCGATAGCGGCTCCGTCCGCGCAGGAGGCAGCATCGGCTACCTTGACCAGCGCCTGGAAAACTTCGGCCCAACCGTCTACGCCACCGTGCAGAACGCCTTCGCCTGGCTGCTGGAAAAGGAAGAGGAACTGACCGCGCTGCAGGAGCGCATCTCCCGTCCGGAAGTCTATAATGATGAAGCACTGATGATCCGGCTGCTGGAGCAGATGGATCAGCTGCAGCACACCTTTAACACCTACGGCGGCTACCGCGTCGACGCCGTCACCCGCAGCGTCCTCCACGGCATGGGATTTGGCAACGACGACTTCCAGCGCGATCCCCAGACCCTCTCGGGCGGACAGAAGAACCGCCTGGCCCTGGCCCGCCTCATCGCCCAGTCACCGGACATCATGATTCTGGACGAGCCCACCAACCACCTGGACATCCGCAACATCCAGTGGCTGGAACAGTTCCTGCGCCAGTACCCTAAAACCCTGCTCATCGTCTCCCACGACCGCAAACTCATGGAAAACATCGCCACCCGCATTGTGGAGCTGGACGGCGGCAACCTCTACAGCTACAGCGGCAGCTACCAGCACTACCTGGAGCAGCGGGAAGTGCGCTACAAGGATATCCAGCGCAATCAGCAGGCCTATGAAGAGAAAGTGCGCAAGGAAGAGGAGCTGATCCGCCGACTCAAGTCCTGGCGCAACCACACCCAGGCCCAAAGCCGCCAGAAGCAGCTGGAACGCCTGCAAAACGCCCACGATGACGTGGAAATCGACCAGAAAAAGAGCTTCAGCACCCGCTTCACCCCGGAATACCTCCCCAGTGCCCAGACCGTGCTCAAAGCCAGCCACATTACCAAAACCTACGGCACCACCCCCATCCTGCGCGGCATCGACCTGGAGGTGGACAACGGCGAACGCATCGGCATCATCGGGCCAAATGGCAGTGGCAAATCCACCCTGCTGCGCATCCTGGCCGGAGCCGAAGAAGCCGACAGCGCCACCATTCACCTGGGCAACCTGGTGCGCATCAGCTACTTCTCCCAGGAACACCGCGAACTCAACCCCCAGCTCAACCTCATTCAGCAGCTGCGGGAGATCCGCCCCCTGGCCACCGACCAGGAGCTGCGCACCCTGCTGGCCAAATACCAGTTCCGGGGCGAAGAGCACTTCAAGCACGTGGGCGTCCTCAGCGGCGGCGAACTCTCACGCCTGAGCTTTGCCTGCCTGGAAATGGACTGCGGCAACCTGCTCATCCTGGACGAGCCCACCAACCACATGGACATAGAAGGCATCGAAGCCGTCATTGAAGGCATACGCGAATTCCCCGGCACCGTGCTGGCCGTCTCCCACGATCGCTATTTTCTGGAAAACGTCTGCACCCGCCTCTTTATCATCAATCAGGGCAAGCTGGAGATATTCCGGGGAAGCTACCAGGAGTACCAGGACCACCTGAAAGGCTCACCCACCGACAGTACACCAGCAACCACACCCAGCGAAGAGCCCGGCCGCAAAACCAAAAAAGTGGATCGCTACAAAGTCGCCAGTGTGGAAGAGGAAATCGCGGAGCTGGAAGAGCGCATAGCCCGGCTGGAAGAGAAAATTGAAAACTGCGCCAGCGACTTCCAGCGCCTCGGCACCCTTTCCGAAGAACGGGAAAGCGCCAAAGCAGCCCTGGAAGAGAAGATGGCCCAGTGGGAGTCCCTGCACCAGGTATAG
- the cobS gene encoding adenosylcobinamide-GDP ribazoletransferase, with product MKGFLSALGFLTIIRIPGSSFDGSASVRSFGWVGLLIGCGLALVHWLAPASIAPLLMVLYLVVITGALHLDGLADSADALFSHRDRQRKLEIMRDVHVGTMGVVAVVLVLGGKLYAFMHLENLWILVAVPVLARLSMVVAMHLLPYARGEGLASSFYGKRTPWLLVQFLALSVLLGAGYQITLALLAVFVVFVALVLWWYRRMIGGFTGDMLGALCETCELVLFVAAVVILSGQGTPL from the coding sequence ATGAAGGGTTTCCTCAGTGCCCTTGGTTTTCTGACAATCATACGTATCCCGGGAAGCTCCTTTGATGGATCAGCGTCGGTGCGCTCATTCGGCTGGGTGGGACTGCTGATTGGCTGTGGCCTGGCACTGGTACACTGGCTGGCTCCGGCATCAATCGCCCCCCTGCTGATGGTGCTCTACCTGGTGGTGATCACCGGGGCGCTGCACCTGGATGGCCTGGCCGACAGCGCCGATGCCCTCTTCTCCCATCGCGACCGCCAACGCAAACTGGAAATCATGCGGGATGTGCATGTGGGCACCATGGGAGTGGTAGCAGTTGTGCTGGTGCTGGGAGGAAAGCTCTACGCCTTCATGCACCTGGAGAACCTGTGGATTCTGGTTGCAGTACCCGTACTGGCGCGCCTGTCCATGGTAGTTGCCATGCACCTGCTGCCCTATGCCCGCGGGGAAGGACTGGCAAGCTCATTTTACGGAAAACGGACACCCTGGCTGCTGGTGCAGTTCCTGGCCCTGTCTGTCCTCCTGGGGGCAGGGTATCAGATCACCCTGGCACTCCTGGCAGTATTCGTGGTGTTTGTGGCGCTGGTACTCTGGTGGTACCGCCGCATGATCGGTGGATTCACCGGAGATATGCTGGGAGCCCTGTGTGAAACATGCGAGCTGGTGCTTTTTGTGGCAGCCGTGGTGATCCTGTCGGGACAGGGGACACCCCTGTGA